A stretch of DNA from Triticum urartu cultivar G1812 unplaced genomic scaffold, Tu2.1 TuUngrouped_contig_4559, whole genome shotgun sequence:
CTCCCGCGGCCGAACCCGGGGCCGTCGTCGCCAAAGATCCGCACTTCCTCGGCGCCGAAGTGGACAAAACCCTGGCCCCCGTCGTCGCCGGGCTAACCGGCCTCGGCCTGTCTAGTCCTGAGATCGCTCGCATCGTCTCGCTCGCCCCCGACGGCTTCCGCCGTAGATCCATACTCTCCAGGCTGCTCAAGCGCTCGTCCTGCCTGTTGTTTTCGGACCTCGACAAGGTTGTCAAGCCCAATGTTGTGTTCCTCAGGGAGTGCGGGCTAGGTGATTCTGATATTGCCAAGCTGTGTATCCATGGGCCGAGGATGCTCACCACCAACCCGGAGCGCGTCCGGGCGATGGTGACATGCGCCGAAGGTATAGGCGTGCCCCGTGGCTCTGCGATGTTCAGAAAAGCCCTACATGCTGTCGCATTCCAAAGCAAGGAGAAGATTGCCGCCAAAGTGGACTACTTGAAAAATACCTTCAGGTGGTCTGATGCCGAAGTGAGAATTGCTGTGCGCAAGTATCCGGGTGTGCTGAGGAAGTCAAAGGAATCTCTGAACCGCAGGTCCGAGTTCTTGTTCTCTAAGGTGGGGCTGGAACCCGTGTACATTGCTCATCGACCGGAAATACTTTCTTATAGCATGGAGGGCCGACTCAGACCTCGGTACTATGTTATCAAGTTTCTCAAGCAAAATGGACTGCTAGATTGTGACTTGAGCTTATATTCTTCGATCAAGATGACTGAGAAGGTATTTGTGGAGAAGCTCATATGCCCTCACAAGGAAGCTGCACCACACCTCGCTGAAGATTATGCAGCAGCTTGCAAAGGGGAAGTGCCAACTAATTTCAGATTTACATGAACAAAAAAGGTCTATGGAAATTGGTTACAGTGTATGGTGCAACAAAGTTACCACCCTGCGTGTAAGCTGTATTTCCTGTTTCGGTGTTCTTTGCCTTACTTGATGTTGTTTGTTCTCTGTAGTATGCCTGTTACATGCCACTTGATCATTGCTAAATGCTAACTCCCTATGAAGCTGGCACTTTAATTCCTGAACCCCCATATATGTTGATATTGTCATTCCTTAGAGAAGAACTCTGTAAATGAGAAGTTTATTGATATATATGTGATTCCGACTTCCATTGAAGATCATGGAAATTGGGTGTGTGGGTGGACCAATTTTGTGTTTAAACCAGCACCGGAGCATAATATGGTGATGTTTAGTTACGGTAATCTAACATCACCATATTATGCTCGGGAGCATAATATGGACCAGTTTTGACTGAAGAAGTGGATGTTTCAATTGATGCGTCAGATCAAATATGTATATGTGATTGAGATGAGTTGTATATTTCTGAGGTTTACATTGCAATGAGCACTGTTCTTAGAAACACAAAACTGAATTTATATACTAGGCCCGCATGATTGTTTTCCCTCAGCAAGGTCACCGCAGCTGTTTCCTTAACTTACATTTTTCTTCTACGGTAAGATACTAATATCCAATACATAGTAGCGACATTAAGTTCTTGGCAGACTAAGAAGTCTATGGCTGAAGAATAAAAGAATCGACGCTATCATGTCTTACCACCGTTATGGAGAAAACAAGGGGTGCAGCTTAGTCGGGCTTACTGTTCAGATCCCCATGAGTTCCCATcttttggttttccttttctatgAGGTGAACCATTTCAGAAACCGGCATTGTGTTGGCGCACATATATAGTTTCTAACTTGCAGCCAGAACCATTTAACAAGTATCGACaacttgcacaagtaaagggagTATCCACATCCATTATCTTGACATATAAATTCTGTTCCTTTTCTatactgctgacacaacaggagaCCTATGATCTAGTGTTATCAGCGTGTTCCTTAGACATATTCTGCTTTAGTTTTATTCTGTTGCAGTTAATAATGCATCTTCAGTTCCTTCCATTTATTTGTTACTTTTGCAAGACTGAATACGAATTCTGACCATTATATGTGATATGAAATAATGAAATGGAAAATACGAAAGATTGTGACAATACAAATTTATTGAGCGATTGCAGGTCTTAGCAAAGGCGATCAAAACCAAAGGAGAAATAATTTGGGAAGGAGAGGAAATTACAGCCCAGGAGAGGAGGAGACAGATAACCCAAACTCATAGAAATAGAGACAGTGGTGGATCTTGAAGGACTCCAGGACTCTCTCCCTGCCGTCGTCGGCGGCATGGTATGCCTCCATGAACTCCTGGTACTTGGGCGGATTCCCTGCTTCGTGCACCGTCTCCAGTATCGGGCCTATGCGGCATTCCATCTTGGGCATGGCTATGGAGTTGGTGACTAGATAGTGCTGTGCTTGACCCACACCAGCACCCCATTGCTATTGGTGATTACATATATCTCAATGACTCCGTCTGGTGCCCAAGTTGATGACAAATGCATCGGGTACTGTGGGACGATGAGCCACCTCTGACACCCTGGGATTGGGAGAGCACGGTGAGGAGGTGGGGGTCGCAGTGTGGGAAGAAGCCAAGCGTGACAGTGACAGTCGGGTCTGGGCATGGCGGGTAGTAGTTCACGTTTATCTGGGCCACCGCCTCAGAGGTGGGTGAGCCGGAGCGGTGTCTGACAAAACCAAAGCGCGTGACTGTACCTGTCAGAAGCCGAACTCCTGGCCAGCCTGGATGACATGGCTGAATGGTCTCATCCAATTATATTTTTCCAAATCATGGTTGAACGAATTATATGTTGTCAGTTCCATTTTTTTCCCATGTTCAGATTTTAAGAGTGATTTGGGAAGTATCAGTGTTCAGTGATGGACCATCTTCAGATACTGGTCATTGGTTGATTTCGTTAGTGAAATTCTGCACTTGCTTCTCGTTCTCTCATTGCTTCATGTCATTAGTTGAATTCACGCCTTACAGCTAGCTGTTCATAATTTAGATACTCATAATTTAGTTAAGTTCCATGACCTTACTTTCACCTAAATTTTAATTGGTGGTGTCGAGATTTGAACCCAACCTCCAGCCTACTGCAATGGTAGTGAGGTTTGCTGATCCTTGAAATACCATGCATATTTCTTGATTCTTTAATTTGGTGTAACCCGTACCAAAAAATTATGACACATTCTGTAGAAGTTACTGATAGACAAAGTGAAATTCTGTAGAAGTTGTTTTTATTTAGATTCGAGCCTCCTTGGTAGTAGAGAGTAACAGCTATGTTGACACtgcttttgatttttttttctttctttctttgagATGTAATGCCTAAGATGCATACTGTCTGAATCTTTTTAGGACAATGGCTGCTGTTGATATTTTTAGTGCCTAGTGCAAAATCATACACACACTGTTGTGAGATTTTTTTTAATGATATCAGCTGTTGTCTATATCTTTTTATTGGGTTTTATCAAATTGAAATCGAGATTGTCACCTGCTCATAAGCAGCCTGCAGGTACTAATCCCCATCTCTCTCTGCCTGAGAAGCAAAGATGAATTATTTTGAACTTGGGATTAGTTGACTTGGAAGTATGTACGTACCAGTTAGGTTTGATTAACAATGCGTTCCACTTGTGTAATCATCTCCGGTGCCTTTTCAAAATTTCCGAATCCCTGTGTTTCACCGTTGCGATGACCATCAGGCAGGCCTCACCGGCAAATTAAATTTTGCGTATTATCAATGGTGTTCTGTTGTGAACTTGTGATATATAGGCGAGTAGTAGGAATCGTGGCGATGGAGCTTTCGGCTGGAAATTTGGTTGCTGCTCTGGTAGCAATCCTGAAATTTGATACCGTGTGCTCCAAACCATGCATTGCTGTTCCGATCTCTATCATATGCTTTCCCGTTGCGGCAGAAGCTACAGTACTACGTAGATTTCAAAACTTGAAACCAGAAATTTCGTATGTTTTAATGTTGTATGTTTAAAATGTTCGATGATAAGTGTGATATGCTGCTGAGGTAGTTGCACCCTTTCAGCGTCACCATGGTGCTTGCAACTGCAATAAAAGCAACGCTTCGAGTACAGCATTTTCACCAGCTGCAGCACCGAAGCAATGACGCCGATGCGTTTCCAATCAAGTCGCATCAAGTTGAGCTTAATCAGCATGTGCGCCAAAATTAGACATGTCCAAAAGTATACATGCATGCATACATCGATCGAGACAAGGCAGAGGCAAGATTGAtctatgcatgcatgcatacatTTCCAAACTCATCTTCTGAACTCCCAGTGTAGCAGATAGAGTTCATGTAAGGAGTCCAGCTGGCTGTCAGGGTCACTGTATCCATGCTGCAAGTCAAGCTCGAGGCGCTTGAGGTCTCTAAGCATTCTGATGGAGGAGACCAAAGCATCCTCTTGTTCCAACGTCAAGCACTATGGTAGGGGCGGTGCTCCTGGCCGGCGGATGGTGTCAGGTGCTGGTAATAGAAGGAACAAAGGAGGAGATGAGCAAGAGGGAGGGGGATTTGTGAGTTGGGGTGGGGCCCGCATGACAGTCCCATTTTCACCCTCACATATGTGCTTGATTTGGGGTAGTCTGGACACATGGGCTAGGTTTGGGGGAGCCTACTGGGTAGTCATTCCGAGGAGAAATGGCTACATCCTTGGTGATGTTCTTaccatatactccctccatcccaaaataagtgtgtgagacacttattttgggacggatgGAGTATAATTTTTCATAAAATTTTCTACATAATAAAAGTATGGTTTCTATCACATTTATTAAAAGAAAAGCTATACTATGACAATGAAAACTAAGCCTTATAATAAAGCATTGAGCAAATATTCTTAAAAATATATTACCCCCTCTATAAAAAACAATCATATATGTTAATAAAGTTCACACGTATGTCAAATAAAGCGCCTATGCTACTTCTATCTTTTTATTTGTAAAATTGCCCCGTTTGTAGATATTTTTCCCACTTGAGATACATCTCATAGTGCTAAAAAATGATCATGCATCATGCATGTCAAATATTTATTTTCTCTATTTCTAGTTTTTGATAGCTATAAATGTCTAATATTTTTCTTTCTTCAGATATATTAATTTAATCTCAATAATTTTATTTATGTATATCAAATAAAATGTTCACTAACATGTTGATTATTATTTACTCACACAAAAAAATTCCATATAATCCTTTTATTTGTCTCGAATTAATAAAGATCTACCATGAGAACAAAGTATCTTTAGTGAAAAGGTCTGCATTTTTAAACTAGTGCTGAAGACAAAGATAAACTTTTGCTAATATAGTATTCCACTGAAATTTGTTTATGTATATCCAATAAAATTTTCACAGCACTATTTCATCAGATAAAGAAATGTTCCATATAAGTGAGCAAATTATTATTCCATAAAACCTTTTTTTAATATGTATGCATGGAAGGTCACTTCATGCAGATAGAGAGTATTCCCGACTCTATTTACACATTCCTTGTGCATGTTTGCAGGGCCAGTTCTGTCTGGTCGAGCCTGTTAATGTATCAGGGGAAGACTGCCCACGCAGCCCATCAAAACTCCTCCGGCCCACGCAGCCCATATTGACTAGGTCACTCACTACGACGGACCAGAGCAATTTGTGAGATCGCAGTAGCAATTGCAATCCACCGGAAATATCTCTGTCGCCGGCTGCGCGATGCTCCGGCTCCGAGAGTGCGTCGTCCTCGCCTTCATGAAGGCCTCCATGAAGCTCTCCCACCTCAAGACCCCCGCCAAACCCAACGCCGTCCTCGCCTTCCTCTCCGGCCTCGGCctgacgccgccgccgccgtcgccaaaGACCCGCGGCTCCTCTGCGCCAAAGTGGACAAAACCCTGGCCCCTAAGGTCGTCGGGCTCATTGGCATCGGCCTGTTGCGTCCTGACATCGCCCGCATCGTCTCCCTTGACCCCTACCGCTTCCGCAGCAGAGCCATAGTCTCCAAGCTGCACTACTACCTGCCCCTCATCGGCTCAGTGGACAACTTACTCCGGATGCTCAAGCGAGAATCCGGCCTTCTCTCGACCAACCTTGACAAGGTGGTCAAGCCCAATGTCGTGTTCCTGAGGGAGTGCGGGCTAGGTGCTTGCGATATTGCCAAGCTCTGTATCCGTGTGCCTAGGATGTTGACCAGCAACCCGGAGCGCGTCCGTACGATGGTGGCGTCCGCTGAAAGATTAGGCGTCCCGCGTGGCTCTGGGATGTTTAGGCAAGCGCTAGAGGCCGTCGTGTTTCTCAGCGAGGAGAAGGTCGCCGCCAAATTGGAGTACTTGAAGAAGACGTTTAGGTGGTCTAATGCCGAAGTGAGCATTGCTGCGTAGTTAAAGCTAGAGATTAGGATCGGTGATGAGGCAAATGAAAAAAAAACAGGTCGGGAAAGAACAAATATTTAGAAATTTACCCACCGTACTAACAAAATACACACGTGCAATAGGATTAGTGATGAGGCAGGCAATGGAAAAGAGATAACAAAGCATGACTACAAGTCAATGTTTATATTTTCTCAAGGAAAATTCCTAAAAGTGTAAAGATAAATGAAAATGAATGAGAAAAAAGTTGGAATAGTTAAAGCTAGAGATTAGTAAGAAAACTTATGGTTTGGCATGTCGGGACACATTTCATGGTTCTTTTTCTCTTTCGATGCCAGATAACCAAATATTTACCAACACATTTTGTACAAATTTGGTATATGTAGTTAATTTTAATAATATGTTCTCAAAATAGGAAAATTGTCGATAACATTTTCTATGACTAATATAACGATGGATCAAATGAAAAAAACAGGTCGAGAGAAACAacaaatatttaaaaaattaCAGAAAActagccgcgcaaatgcgcgggtCACCCCACTAGTTATTACTAATCTGGAAAGTATTTTTCAGCATATTCCTAATTTGTTAAATATTTTTAGTGCAAGATTACAAAATAAGTTCATCACTTAATCAATAAAAAACTAACCTTAATTTGCCACATGTTTTGATGTGTTGACTCATGCACTCAGACACATACGACCGTTACGACTGAGCTGTAGATGGTGTGCGAACCCCTTTAGACCCATGTATTTCAAGCACACCTAGCACGTCTTGCTGACTTATTTTTTTCGAGAAAACTTttgatctattcatcttcaatcgtGGTAGTACAATAAacactagaaataataaaaattacattcagatccgtagaccatctagcgacgactacaagcactaaAGCGAGTCGAAGacgcgccgccgtcatcgccccttcCTCGTCGGAGTCAGGCATAatttgttgtagtagacagtcagGAAGTTGCCGTGCTAAGGCCCGATAGGATCAACGCACCAAAACAgcaaccgccgccgatgaagaaTAACGTAGATCAAATCTTGTTGACTTTATGGAATTCAGACTTACAAGTACTTAACAAATAGCAGTGCTTGCACTGTCATGCACGATGTAAAACCCCGTGGACGGGCGCTTGCCCTTTCCACTCTTAATTGACGATGTGTATCctagaaaaaaaaaacaaatgaTAGTGCTGAAAGAAGTTTGATGTTTAAGCCTAAACATGAAAATCTGTACCTAATAATAAAGCGGCTATTGCTTTTGGCGGTACGTCGAAATTGCCCCTAAATTTG
This window harbors:
- the LOC125528001 gene encoding transcription termination factor MTERF15, mitochondrial-like, translating into MLTTNPERVRAMVTCAEGIGVPRGSAMFRKALHAVAFQSKEKIAAKVDYLKNTFRWSDAEVRIAVRKYPGVLRKSKESLNRRSEFLFSKVGLEPVYIAHRPEILSYSMEGRLRPRYYVIKFLKQNGLLDCDLSLYSSIKMTEKVFVEKLICPHKEAAPHLAEDYAAACKGEVPTNFRFT